The following are encoded together in the Poseidonibacter lekithochrous genome:
- a CDS encoding lysophospholipid acyltransferase family protein yields the protein MKLFFKLKVLPYIVYFLVRCIYATNKKVFHHPKLDDKEAFVFVAWHGDLLGQPANYSKNRPNGTVKTMISKNKDGEIIAKVYSLLGIESIRGSSSKGAAKALISTIKEIKSGSDVALTPDGPRGPRYSVADGVIAIAQKSNARVVVLNTKPSKYWQFNSWDKFVLPKPFGKIDFYMSEPYDISELEFDEAKDFIKEKMMIHALN from the coding sequence ATGAAACTTTTTTTTAAACTAAAAGTATTACCATATATTGTATATTTTTTAGTTAGATGCATATATGCTACAAATAAGAAGGTCTTTCATCATCCTAAATTGGACGATAAAGAAGCCTTTGTTTTTGTAGCATGGCATGGTGATTTATTAGGACAACCTGCTAATTATTCAAAAAATAGACCAAACGGTACTGTAAAAACAATGATTAGTAAAAATAAAGATGGCGAAATTATTGCTAAGGTTTATTCTTTATTAGGAATAGAATCTATAAGAGGTTCTTCTTCTAAAGGTGCAGCTAAAGCTTTAATTAGTACAATTAAAGAAATTAAATCTGGTAGTGATGTTGCGTTAACTCCAGATGGACCAAGAGGCCCTCGATATAGTGTGGCTGACGGTGTTATTGCCATTGCTCAAAAGAGTAATGCTAGGGTTGTTGTTTTAAATACAAAACCTAGTAAGTATTGGCAATTTAATTCATGGGATAAATTTGTTTTACCAAAACCTTTTGGAAAAATAGATTTTTATATGTCAGAACCTTATGACATTAGTGAATTAGAGTTTGATGAAGCTAAAGACTTTATCAAAGAAAAAATGATGATTCATGCATTAAATTAG
- the miaB gene encoding tRNA (N6-isopentenyl adenosine(37)-C2)-methylthiotransferase MiaB yields MSSDKKLFIQTLGCQMNDTDSQHIAAELEKHKDYTQTDTMEDADLIIINTCSVREKPVQKLFSEIGQFNKKKKDGAKIGVCGCTASHLGKDIIKRAPYVDFVVGARNISKIKDVIDVKGSVEISIDNDESMYEFGPAKTNKYRASVNISVGCDKKCTYCIVPNTRGEEISIPPEMIVTQVQKAVDEGAVEIMLLGQNVNSYGRRFSDKRPKHSFTKLLQDISKIENLKRIRFTSPHPLHMDDEFIEEFAKNEKISRCIHMPLQSGSTEILRAMKRGYTKEWFLNRANKMRELVPDLRITTDIIVAFPGETEEDYQDTLDVVRQVKFDQVFNFKYSPRPETPALDLKDKEIPDAIGSERLTGLIELHKRHLEATMPSHVGTTVNILVESLKPNGEVTGYTDNYLQVFAKGSDELLGKFVDVKIVSATRTALKGEVLI; encoded by the coding sequence ATGAGTTCAGACAAAAAACTATTTATTCAAACTTTAGGTTGTCAGATGAATGACACTGATAGCCAACATATTGCAGCTGAATTAGAAAAACATAAAGACTATACTCAAACTGATACTATGGAAGATGCTGATTTAATTATCATTAACACATGTTCAGTAAGAGAAAAGCCTGTACAAAAACTATTTTCTGAAATTGGTCAATTCAATAAGAAGAAAAAAGATGGAGCTAAAATTGGTGTATGTGGCTGTACAGCCTCTCACTTAGGTAAAGATATTATCAAAAGAGCTCCATATGTTGATTTTGTAGTAGGTGCTAGAAACATTTCTAAAATTAAAGATGTAATTGATGTAAAAGGTTCAGTTGAAATTTCTATTGACAATGATGAGTCAATGTATGAATTTGGACCTGCTAAAACAAACAAATACAGAGCTAGTGTAAACATCTCTGTAGGGTGTGATAAAAAATGTACTTACTGTATTGTACCAAACACAAGAGGTGAAGAGATTTCTATTCCACCAGAAATGATTGTAACTCAAGTGCAAAAAGCAGTTGATGAAGGTGCAGTTGAAATTATGCTTTTAGGGCAAAACGTAAATTCTTATGGTAGAAGATTTTCGGATAAAAGACCTAAGCATTCATTTACAAAACTTTTACAAGATATTTCAAAAATTGAAAATCTTAAAAGAATTAGATTTACTTCTCCTCATCCTTTACATATGGATGATGAATTTATTGAAGAATTTGCTAAAAATGAAAAAATTTCAAGATGTATTCATATGCCATTACAAAGTGGTTCAACTGAAATTTTAAGAGCTATGAAAAGAGGATACACAAAAGAGTGGTTCCTTAATAGAGCAAATAAAATGAGAGAACTTGTTCCTGATTTAAGAATTACAACTGATATTATTGTTGCATTCCCAGGGGAAACTGAAGAAGATTATCAAGATACTTTAGATGTTGTAAGACAAGTTAAATTTGATCAAGTATTTAACTTTAAATATTCTCCAAGACCTGAAACACCTGCTTTAGACTTAAAAGACAAAGAGATTCCTGATGCAATTGGAAGTGAAAGATTAACTGGTTTAATTGAACTTCACAAAAGACATCTTGAAGCTACAATGCCAAGTCATGTAGGTACTACAGTAAATATCTTAGTTGAGAGCCTTAAGCCTAATGGTGAGGTTACTGGATATACAGATAATTACTTACAAGTATTTGCAAAAGGTAGTGATGAATTACTAGGTAAATTTGTAGATGTTAAAATTGTAAGTGCAACAAGAACAGCTTTAAAAGGTGAAGTTCTTATATAA
- a CDS encoding HP0268 family nuclease, with translation MELLFARNELNEKPKKVQLDKIREELKAEEEKIFYFDRDNSHKDMMALVDALEDDGYNVYFREVKYGLADDEYMYEVHAL, from the coding sequence ATGGAATTATTATTTGCTAGAAACGAGTTAAATGAAAAACCAAAAAAAGTGCAATTAGATAAAATTAGAGAAGAATTAAAAGCTGAAGAAGAAAAAATCTTCTATTTTGATAGAGATAATTCACACAAAGACATGATGGCATTAGTTGATGCATTAGAAGATGATGGATACAATGTATACTTTAGAGAAGTTAAATATGGTTTAGCTGACGACGAATATATGTATGAGGTTCATGCACTTTAA
- the nusA gene encoding transcription termination factor NusA, translated as MDKIIDILDSIAYEKGLQIRDVENALKEALIKTAEKMVEETLVFDANIDRDNKKLELSQKVEVVPDGDSRTLGLGEDEYGNAINPENFIELTEAKEIDADLEVGDTVNYDLEFENMGRNAATILHNNFEYKIQRFIEENLVSKYKDKIGKIISGTVTRVDRQENTFIEIGEVKGMLQRKSRIKGETFRIGDTIKAVVKSVNIDKTNGLIIEISRTSPKFLESLLVLEVPELKDEKVSIEASARIPGSRAKIALLSTDPQIDPIGSVVGVKGVRISAVSAQLNGENIDCVEYSAIPEMFLSRALSPAIITSVKVDKAPEFNEKGKATITIPSDQKSKAIGKAGLNIRLASMLTKYDIELVEIEGATTPTGTGTSAPEERTTDTASLEALFK; from the coding sequence ATGGACAAAATAATAGATATTTTAGATTCGATCGCCTACGAAAAAGGCCTACAAATCAGAGATGTTGAGAATGCTTTAAAAGAAGCACTTATCAAAACAGCAGAGAAAATGGTAGAAGAAACACTAGTTTTTGATGCAAACATAGATAGAGACAATAAAAAGCTTGAACTTTCTCAAAAAGTTGAAGTTGTACCTGATGGAGACAGCAGAACATTAGGTCTTGGGGAAGATGAGTATGGAAATGCTATAAATCCTGAAAACTTTATCGAATTAACTGAAGCAAAAGAAATTGATGCTGACTTAGAAGTTGGTGATACAGTTAACTATGATTTAGAATTTGAAAATATGGGTAGAAATGCAGCTACAATTTTACATAACAACTTTGAATATAAAATTCAAAGATTTATTGAAGAAAATTTAGTAAGCAAATATAAAGACAAAATCGGAAAAATCATTTCTGGAACTGTAACAAGAGTAGATAGACAAGAAAATACATTTATCGAAATTGGTGAAGTTAAAGGTATGCTTCAAAGAAAAAGTAGAATCAAGGGTGAAACTTTCAGAATTGGTGATACTATCAAAGCTGTTGTTAAATCTGTAAATATTGATAAAACAAATGGATTAATTATTGAGATTTCAAGAACAAGTCCTAAATTCTTAGAATCTTTATTAGTTCTTGAAGTACCTGAATTAAAAGATGAAAAAGTTTCTATTGAAGCAAGTGCTAGAATCCCAGGATCTAGAGCAAAAATTGCACTATTAAGTACTGACCCTCAAATTGACCCAATTGGTTCTGTTGTTGGTGTTAAAGGTGTTAGAATTTCTGCTGTTTCTGCTCAATTAAATGGTGAGAATATTGATTGTGTTGAATATTCTGCAATTCCTGAGATGTTCTTATCTAGAGCATTATCTCCTGCAATTATCACTTCAGTTAAAGTTGATAAAGCACCTGAGTTTAATGAAAAAGGTAAAGCAACAATTACAATTCCAAGTGATCAAAAATCTAAAGCAATTGGAAAAGCTGGTTTAAATATTAGACTTGCATCAATGCTTACTAAATATGATATTGAATTAGTTGAAATTGAAGGAGCTACAACTCCAACTGGTACTGGTACTTCTGCACCAGAAGAAAGAACAACAGATACAGCATCATTAGAGGCATTATTTAAATAA
- the cysS gene encoding cysteine--tRNA ligase, with protein MNKIYIYDSVKKQKVEFQSIEDNKVKIYVCGPTVYDDSHLGHARSAIAFDLLHRVLKVNKYDVTMTKNFTDIDDKIIKKMYETSRTLEDITSEYIKAYKNDMKALHVLDNTLEPKATQNLEVMKEMINNLISKDCAYKTSDGVYFDTSKDESYGNISSMASDENSLSRVEFNSEKRNSSDFALWKFAKENDVSFEAEFGLGRPGWHIECSAMIKKHLAYENSEFQIDIHGGGADLLFPHHENEAAQTRCDSKQHLAKYWMHNGFVNINGEKMSKSLGNSFFLKDILKSYSGEVVRFYLLTAQYRANFNFNEEDLISSKKRLDKLYRVKKRVYGGAKSTVNKDFKANILNALNDDINTSKALAVIDELINTANDKLDANAKDKAFKKELVANIEFIEEALGVSGSDAYEYFQFGIDEKTISEINNLIEKRTEAKKAKDFETADKVRDEISALGVSVMDTANGAVWEKV; from the coding sequence ATGAATAAAATATACATATACGATTCAGTAAAAAAGCAAAAAGTTGAATTTCAATCAATTGAAGATAACAAAGTAAAGATTTATGTTTGTGGACCAACTGTATATGATGATTCACACTTAGGTCATGCTAGATCTGCAATCGCATTTGATTTACTTCATAGAGTATTAAAAGTTAATAAATATGATGTAACTATGACAAAAAACTTTACAGATATTGATGATAAAATCATCAAAAAAATGTATGAAACGTCTAGAACACTTGAAGATATTACAAGTGAATATATCAAAGCGTATAAAAATGATATGAAAGCTCTACATGTATTAGATAATACATTAGAGCCAAAAGCAACACAGAATTTAGAAGTTATGAAAGAAATGATTAATAACCTAATTTCCAAAGATTGTGCATATAAAACTTCTGATGGTGTTTATTTTGATACTTCAAAAGATGAATCGTATGGTAATATTTCATCAATGGCTAGTGATGAAAACTCTTTATCTAGAGTTGAATTTAATAGTGAAAAAAGAAATTCTTCTGATTTTGCTTTATGGAAATTTGCAAAAGAAAATGACGTTAGTTTTGAAGCTGAATTTGGGTTAGGTCGTCCTGGTTGGCATATTGAATGTTCTGCTATGATTAAAAAACATTTAGCATATGAAAACTCTGAATTCCAAATCGATATTCATGGTGGTGGGGCTGATTTATTATTCCCTCATCATGAAAATGAAGCAGCTCAAACTAGATGTGATTCAAAACAGCACTTAGCTAAATATTGGATGCATAATGGTTTTGTGAATATTAATGGTGAAAAAATGAGTAAGTCTTTAGGGAACTCATTTTTCTTAAAAGATATTCTAAAATCATACTCAGGTGAAGTTGTAAGATTCTATCTTTTAACTGCACAATATAGAGCAAATTTCAACTTTAATGAAGAAGATTTAATCTCTTCTAAAAAAAGATTAGATAAATTATATAGAGTTAAAAAAAGAGTTTATGGTGGAGCAAAATCTACTGTAAATAAAGATTTCAAAGCTAATATACTTAATGCTTTAAATGATGATATTAACACTTCTAAAGCCTTGGCTGTTATTGATGAGTTAATTAATACTGCAAATGACAAACTAGATGCAAACGCTAAAGATAAAGCTTTCAAAAAAGAGTTAGTTGCAAATATTGAATTCATTGAAGAAGCTTTAGGAGTTTCTGGAAGTGATGCTTATGAATACTTCCAATTTGGAATTGATGAAAAAACAATTTCTGAAATTAATAATCTAATTGAAAAAAGAACTGAAGCTAAAAAAGCTAAAGATTTTGAAACAGCTGATAAAGTAAGAGATGAAATTTCTGCTTTAGGTGTATCTGTAATGGACACTGCTAACGGTGCTGTTTGGGAAAAAGTTTAA
- a CDS encoding nitrite/sulfite reductase, translating to MSTEQLAAVELNTKEDFENYNIREKLKKAQRPFDYYKHIKDLDYEQLAESDRYFLQDFGIYNNSLNDEEFMLRLRFPAGRITSAQLKSISNICNKYDLTIILTARAGMQLHGLEAHNVYEAYKAVEEANMNTWQSFGDNVRNITTDIFDGIGKHNIIEVYPYIEQMQDYILKNPEYVGLLPRRLSIGISGSYANGSSFFASDIYFALAKKDDTYGFNVYLGGKNTEIAQDANIFLKKDEILDFYKTIIRVFYIHGLRLDRERNRLYHLLEEIGIEKFVALLQEDYKSEFNSKGDIQLQKVEFEDFNELKNGTYSFCYHSKFAKIEASEVLNISEYCEKHNLETRIGTDQQLYILNLKENKIDLEHDNINRTIVACAGSEYCPYAYWTIKDEVQYLPLEKIQKNKILVGFSGCLRGCAKHEHADIGLVGLKSNYLGNREKTARIYLGGLYTEGKALARKVFTTIPLTNLKEILEIIIEEYENSSYKTFESFSENVLNKYSIEFLNLWVLAKFKTKKKVYLDSFDEVEILNKYFGDLESIQNCSDDFDSAVKLLSKELWVYKESQEDIKLNKTYVMMIE from the coding sequence ATGTCCACAGAGCAATTAGCAGCAGTTGAATTAAATACTAAAGAAGATTTTGAAAACTACAATATAAGAGAAAAGCTTAAAAAAGCTCAAAGACCTTTTGACTACTATAAACACATCAAAGATTTAGATTATGAACAATTAGCAGAATCAGATAGATATTTTCTACAAGATTTTGGTATTTATAATAACTCTTTAAATGATGAAGAGTTTATGCTAAGACTACGATTTCCAGCTGGAAGAATTACAAGTGCACAATTAAAATCTATATCAAATATTTGTAATAAATATGACTTAACAATAATCCTTACTGCCCGTGCAGGAATGCAATTACACGGCCTTGAAGCACATAATGTATATGAAGCCTACAAAGCTGTTGAAGAAGCTAATATGAATACATGGCAAAGCTTTGGAGATAATGTAAGAAATATTACAACTGATATTTTTGATGGTATTGGAAAACATAATATTATTGAAGTTTATCCATATATTGAACAAATGCAAGATTATATATTAAAAAACCCAGAATATGTTGGACTATTACCTAGAAGATTATCAATTGGAATTTCTGGTTCATATGCAAATGGAAGTTCTTTTTTTGCAAGTGATATCTATTTTGCATTGGCAAAAAAAGATGATACTTATGGTTTTAATGTATATCTTGGGGGTAAAAATACTGAAATAGCACAAGATGCTAATATATTTTTAAAAAAAGATGAAATACTAGATTTTTATAAAACTATTATTAGAGTGTTTTATATTCATGGATTAAGACTAGACAGGGAAAGAAATAGACTATACCACCTATTAGAAGAGATAGGTATAGAGAAGTTTGTAGCCCTATTACAAGAAGATTATAAATCAGAATTTAATTCTAAAGGTGATATTCAATTGCAAAAAGTTGAATTTGAAGATTTTAATGAATTAAAAAATGGTACTTATAGTTTTTGTTATCACTCAAAATTTGCCAAAATAGAAGCAAGTGAAGTATTAAATATTTCAGAATATTGTGAAAAACATAATTTAGAAACTAGAATAGGAACAGATCAACAACTATATATTTTAAATCTAAAAGAGAATAAAATAGATTTAGAACATGACAATATAAATAGAACAATAGTTGCTTGTGCAGGTAGTGAATATTGTCCTTATGCATACTGGACAATTAAAGATGAAGTTCAATATCTACCTCTGGAAAAAATACAAAAAAATAAAATACTAGTGGGATTCTCAGGATGTTTAAGAGGTTGTGCAAAACATGAACATGCTGACATTGGATTAGTAGGATTAAAATCAAATTATTTAGGAAATAGAGAAAAAACTGCGCGTATATATTTAGGTGGTTTATATACAGAAGGAAAAGCACTAGCTAGAAAAGTATTTACTACAATTCCTCTTACAAATCTAAAAGAGATTTTGGAAATAATTATTGAAGAGTATGAGAATAGTTCATATAAAACTTTTGAGAGTTTTAGTGAAAATGTACTTAACAAATATTCAATTGAATTCCTAAATCTATGGGTTTTAGCAAAATTCAAAACAAAGAAAAAAGTGTATTTAGATTCATTTGATGAAGTGGAAATACTAAATAAATATTTTGGAGATTTAGAGAGTATTCAAAATTGTAGTGATGATTTTGATTCTGCAGTAAAATTACTATCTAAAGAGTTATGGGTTTATAAAGAATCCCAAGAAGATATAAAACTAAATAAAACCTATGTGATGATGATAGAATAA
- the rpsR gene encoding 30S ribosomal protein S18 yields MAERRKYGKKYCKYTEMKVDFIDYKNTELLKISMSERGKIMPRRLTGNSKNSQEMVEKAIKRARHMALVPYIVNTKKVTDAAYIR; encoded by the coding sequence ATGGCTGAAAGAAGAAAATACGGAAAAAAATATTGTAAATATACTGAAATGAAAGTTGATTTCATTGATTATAAAAACACTGAATTATTAAAGATTTCAATGTCTGAAAGAGGTAAAATTATGCCTAGAAGACTTACTGGAAACTCTAAAAATTCTCAAGAAATGGTAGAGAAAGCAATCAAGAGAGCTAGACACATGGCATTAGTTCCTTACATTGTTAACACTAAAAAAGTTACTGACGCTGCATACATCAGATAA
- a CDS encoding single-stranded DNA-binding protein: MYNKVIMVGNLTRDIELRYLPSGAAIAKSAVATSYKYKTGTGEQKDEVCFLDFNIFGRSAEVANQYLRKGSKVLLEGRLVFEQWTAQDGTNRNRHSLRVETMKMLDSKSDSANAGDNQGYNSSSQGGGSYNQPAQQNQYNNNSSQYNNNNNQNNYGGMNNQAQQMPEQKIPEIDIDEDEIPF; this comes from the coding sequence ATGTATAATAAAGTAATAATGGTTGGAAATCTAACTAGAGATATTGAATTAAGATATTTACCATCTGGTGCTGCAATTGCTAAATCTGCTGTTGCAACGTCTTACAAGTATAAAACTGGTACAGGCGAGCAAAAAGATGAAGTTTGTTTTTTAGATTTTAATATCTTTGGTAGATCTGCTGAAGTTGCTAATCAATACTTAAGAAAAGGTTCTAAAGTTTTATTAGAGGGAAGACTTGTATTTGAACAATGGACTGCTCAAGATGGAACTAACAGAAATAGACACTCTTTACGAGTTGAAACTATGAAAATGTTAGATTCTAAGAGTGATTCAGCTAATGCTGGGGATAACCAAGGTTATAATTCATCATCTCAAGGTGGTGGGTCGTATAATCAACCAGCACAGCAAAATCAATACAATAATAACTCTTCTCAATACAATAATAACAACAACCAGAACAACTATGGTGGTATGAATAATCAAGCACAACAAATGCCTGAGCAGAAAATACCTGAAATAGATATAGACGAAGACGAAATACCGTTCTAA
- the holA gene encoding DNA polymerase III subunit delta, protein MYRNEFDNHLRQNKKFNAYMFYGQSVFLVEHYALKIARLHGQNDEIEKLYFDDYDFKYAKDKLLQSSLFSSNNILLIKLEKKVPKKEVEELIEACNINPDSTVIFSCLGDSDFKTMGNYFSPKTNSVSIRMFSPSNPEAIKLLENEAKGLNINYDISALNHLYFMHKNDLSLCMNDLSKLAILDKKITSDEVNTYCFGIGNVSFEEFLNNLIEGNDISEDLALLLDEGVNEIYLLTQVTSFVQQLFMISSYARAIGAPNPKEILGFIPPKNIWERKSKLAINIKPEVFQKMLEYLLNIELEFKTSKIDNQNLYLQATLRKFSVLFR, encoded by the coding sequence ATGTATAGAAACGAATTTGATAATCACCTACGACAAAATAAAAAATTTAATGCTTATATGTTTTATGGGCAATCTGTTTTTTTAGTAGAACATTATGCCCTAAAAATCGCTAGATTACATGGACAAAATGACGAAATAGAAAAATTATATTTTGATGATTATGATTTTAAATACGCAAAAGATAAATTACTACAATCTTCACTTTTCTCATCTAACAATATCTTATTAATTAAATTAGAAAAAAAAGTACCTAAAAAAGAGGTAGAAGAATTAATAGAAGCTTGCAATATTAATCCTGATAGTACAGTTATTTTCTCTTGTTTAGGAGATAGCGATTTTAAAACAATGGGTAATTATTTTTCACCTAAAACAAATTCTGTTTCAATTAGAATGTTTTCACCTTCTAATCCAGAAGCTATTAAACTTCTTGAAAATGAAGCAAAGGGTTTAAATATCAATTATGATATTTCAGCTTTAAACCACTTATACTTTATGCATAAAAATGATTTATCATTATGTATGAATGACTTATCAAAACTAGCAATTCTAGATAAAAAAATTACATCTGATGAGGTAAATACTTATTGTTTTGGAATTGGTAATGTCTCTTTTGAAGAGTTTTTAAACAATTTAATTGAGGGCAATGATATTAGTGAAGACTTGGCTTTATTACTTGATGAGGGAGTAAATGAAATATATTTATTAACTCAAGTTACATCTTTCGTACAACAACTATTTATGATTAGCTCTTATGCTAGGGCCATAGGTGCTCCAAATCCTAAAGAAATCTTAGGTTTTATTCCTCCAAAAAATATTTGGGAAAGAAAATCAAAACTAGCTATTAATATTAAACCAGAAGTTTTTCAAAAAATGCTTGAATATCTTCTAAATATTGAGTTAGAATTCAAAACTTCAAAAATTGACAATCAAAATCTCTATTTACAAGCAACTCTTAGAAAGTTTTCAGTTTTATTTAGATAA
- the fliW gene encoding flagellar assembly protein FliW produces the protein MYKIPLPLLGFEEIKNLEIEKVDDYFSTLVLDRKNNITFTIVNISYLQHAAFDFSIDDKTLDILHIRKRSDIDVYFCVVLQEPIDKSIVNLVAPIIINKRHNLIGQYIIKEKIPRLFTNLLS, from the coding sequence ATGTACAAAATCCCCCTTCCCTTATTAGGCTTTGAAGAGATCAAAAACTTAGAGATTGAGAAGGTTGATGATTATTTTTCTACTTTAGTTCTAGATAGAAAAAATAATATTACATTTACCATAGTAAATATCTCTTATTTACAACATGCAGCATTTGATTTTAGTATTGATGATAAAACATTAGATATTTTACATATTAGAAAAAGAAGTGATATTGATGTCTATTTCTGTGTTGTATTGCAAGAGCCAATTGATAAGTCAATTGTAAACCTTGTAGCCCCAATTATAATAAACAAAAGACATAACCTTATAGGTCAATATATTATAAAAGAAAAGATACCAAGACTATTTACAAATCTATTATCTTAA
- a CDS encoding RNB domain-containing ribonuclease, with the protein MYSSLFKKILSKTKQFSQDEIKIIHNLLREEVLIEENNEFQINSKFKVGFVKIDKNRATLEDLVNEYKDITLDLEHLNGAFTGDFVLAKRVFNPRSRIKAKIIRVLDGKKSEILIYIKDKSFYTVKENIRLDNDGASKYEEGEVLLVDSRSLELIKSIGNIADPKVDEYISLNLYKETIRLEKPIEVNAVMDDEKQRVDLRDLPFCTIDPNSAKDHDDAIYYDQKEEVLYVAIADVSYFVKEGSPLDKLAFKKSTSVYLPAKVLPMLPNALSEDMCSLKEGVDRYSFVFKMYLDLEKKDVKKAELFEAIINSHKKFSYGRIDRVLDGFLDQYSKTEKDIFDYLLPLYDVTKSFRHHRLKKGYDFRTSELRLRLKNFQVESIEEEFSTASHQLVEECMLLANIQASKKVNTIGIFRIHEEPPFKAISKLVDDVNMLGVKVKLKSDVHDTITHIQEKARVTTVADEIDELIIHAQTQAKYSSRNLGHFGLGFKSYSHFTSPIRRYSDLVLHRILKSKQTPENIDEICEHISIREREVDKLVWDFEDRKYARWALKNIDKDIKVKIIDIERSKAVCYDEMKGLKVTIDNYKGQNLYTKVKVKIKEANVVTKQIIASIKY; encoded by the coding sequence TTGTATAGCTCTTTATTTAAGAAGATTCTTTCAAAAACAAAGCAATTTAGTCAAGATGAAATAAAAATAATTCATAACTTACTTAGAGAAGAAGTATTGATAGAAGAAAATAACGAATTTCAAATTAATTCGAAATTTAAAGTTGGTTTTGTAAAAATTGATAAGAATAGAGCAACATTAGAAGATTTAGTAAATGAATACAAAGATATTACCTTAGACTTAGAACATTTAAACGGCGCTTTTACGGGGGATTTCGTATTAGCTAAAAGAGTATTTAATCCAAGAAGTAGAATCAAAGCAAAAATTATTAGAGTTTTAGATGGTAAAAAAAGTGAAATTCTAATTTATATAAAAGATAAATCTTTTTATACAGTAAAAGAAAATATTAGATTAGATAATGATGGAGCCTCAAAATATGAAGAAGGTGAAGTTTTATTAGTTGATTCTCGATCTTTAGAGTTAATTAAATCTATTGGAAATATAGCTGATCCAAAAGTTGATGAGTATATTTCTCTAAATTTATACAAAGAAACAATTAGGTTAGAGAAGCCAATAGAAGTAAATGCTGTTATGGATGATGAGAAGCAAAGAGTAGATTTAAGAGATTTACCATTTTGTACTATTGATCCAAACTCTGCAAAAGATCATGATGATGCTATTTATTATGATCAAAAAGAAGAAGTATTATATGTAGCTATTGCTGATGTTTCTTATTTTGTAAAAGAGGGAAGTCCTTTAGATAAGTTGGCATTCAAAAAATCTACTTCTGTATATTTACCTGCAAAAGTATTACCAATGCTTCCTAATGCTTTAAGTGAGGATATGTGTTCATTAAAAGAAGGTGTTGATAGATACTCATTTGTATTTAAAATGTATTTAGACCTAGAGAAAAAAGATGTGAAAAAAGCTGAATTATTTGAAGCTATTATAAACTCACATAAAAAATTCTCTTATGGAAGAATAGATAGAGTCTTAGATGGTTTCTTAGACCAATACTCAAAAACTGAAAAAGATATATTTGATTACCTTTTACCCTTATATGATGTAACTAAAAGCTTTAGACATCATAGATTAAAAAAAGGTTATGATTTTAGAACAAGTGAATTAAGATTAAGACTTAAAAACTTCCAAGTAGAATCAATAGAAGAAGAATTCTCAACAGCATCTCATCAATTAGTTGAAGAGTGTATGTTGTTAGCAAATATTCAAGCTTCTAAAAAAGTAAACACTATTGGAATATTTAGAATCCATGAAGAACCGCCATTTAAAGCAATATCAAAATTAGTTGATGATGTGAATATGTTAGGGGTAAAAGTAAAACTAAAAAGTGATGTGCACGATACAATTACTCATATTCAAGAAAAAGCTAGAGTTACAACAGTAGCTGATGAAATTGATGAACTTATTATTCATGCTCAAACACAAGCTAAATACTCTTCAAGAAACTTAGGACACTTTGGTTTAGGATTTAAATCTTATTCACATTTTACAAGTCCAATTAGAAGATATTCAGATTTAGTGTTACATAGAATTTTAAAATCAAAACAAACTCCTGAAAATATTGACGAAATTTGTGAACATATCTCAATTAGAGAGCGAGAAGTGGATAAACTTGTATGGGATTTTGAAGATAGAAAATATGCTAGATGGGCTTTAAAAAATATTGATAAAGATATTAAAGTTAAGATAATTGATATTGAAAGATCAAAAGCTGTTTGTTATGATGAGATGAAAGGTCTTAAAGTTACTATTGATAATTATAAGGGACAGAATCTATATACAAAAGTGAAAGTGAAAATTAAAGAAGCTAATGTTGTTACAAAACAAATTATTGCTTCTATTAAATACTAG